TGGGCCGCCGCAGTAGTGTGCTGCGGGACAAATAAATAACTATCAGTACAGTTGCTGTCTTAGCAGCACATTGCCGATGCTGTTATCGCTGGTAAGTCTGTGCCGGTTTACTTCAGTACGAGTACTGTATCTGATGTAGTGTGCGTCTGAACATCTGGATTCTTTGCTTTAGAGACGGCCACTCAAGCACGCTCTTAAACTTGCTCACCTCTGTACTATTTGATCTTCCATTTTACCCGCCACATATGCTATGGCTCAAAATGATGCTCCAATATCTGCAAATAAAGAACTAAAATGAACAACAAGGGACGTTATGTTTTCCTATCTACTTAAAGCGAAACAAATGTGGGCAACATAAAATTTCGGGAGGTTGTGCTATCCCTTTTGAGAACGAAATCTGACATTGTGTACATACTagtgaaggaaaaatagaaaTAATTATCACATATGTTGGCAGACAGAGATAATCTTCACATGGCTGTAATGAGTTATATCTCTTCGGAGTAGTCTAATTAAGCAAAACATGTTAATGCCGATTCCAATGAATATCAATCAGTCTTCCAATGTGGGGGTACATTTTAGAGCAACAGCATGTCGTAGCGTTTACTTTTTGAAGGAGGCTTTGCATTTATTTCTAATCTTGTGACTGCTTCTTATGCCCTTACCCAGCAAACTTATCAAACTCATTCAGACTGCTGCGTCTTAGGGCACATTTAGCTGATTGTTCCCTCTTCTTGCTTGATCCTAAAATAAGTCGCTATAACAGTATACCACCAATGATTTTCTTGTGCAGCTCTCTTGCTGCTGCATTCCGCTATAACACAGAGCACGCTATCTGTTGGCGCTGGTGATGCCCACATCTGTTGAAGAGGAGGCTACCTCTTCCGGCTGGTTGACAGACAAGTAGCGACCAGGAGGTTATGCGATATTGCGACCAAGTCACCGGGGGCGCACCAGATAGCGCATCAACCAGGTCACTTCAGTATCCTCGTGCTAATGTTTCTATTAAAATAAGCTGAAAGCTTGATATCTATACCGTTCAGTACTTTAAGCATGCGTTTAGCCCCTGTTTGCCGGTGAAATCGCGAGTGTTTGCGCTCCTCAATGATGGTCTTAACTCATAGTAAACACTGTATCACCGTGTGGGATATTTTGGATATTCTAGAGAGACAAGCAATCACTTCATTAGAAACGGCCAGACCAAATGTTCATGGTATAGCGTTGTAATTGAGCTTTGCGCATGCTAGCCTCAGTTGCCGATATGGCATAAAACTCAACCGACCAGATAGCGTGCTTTCAacttaaaaaaaagaactgcatgcAGCTATGATGTTTGTCGAAGTAAACGCCGGCATTCAGCTACGTAGAACAATTGACATATCTGCAATTCTAAGATGCTGTAATGATTAtaatgacaatgatgatgatgatgatgttgcttaaaatcagttgctgggcgagctggtactccatgcttacattcacagcgcaaagacaaagcacggacttgaggggagacaccacaaagcgcccagcaactgattttaagcaagttaATTTTTTCTCAGGGCTCTGTCTCTCTCAGCGACCAATGTCGCATTGTATCTTTGGTAACAGTGGCCTCGTGCAAGGCCAGGTTACTCGGTTTCTGCATCCGCCACAGGATAACCCCTTCCGATCATCTGGAACCGTTCGGAGTCTTGGCACCGCCGAACAGCCATAGCGttacggcgctttgtggtgtctcccctcaagtccgtgttttgtctttgcgctgtgaatgtaggGATGATGATGTGTATCAAAGTAGACTATTCTAATCTCTTGGAAAGCCGGAATCTTTGCAAAGTCAATTAAAGATTATGGAGTAGTGTTGGCATGGCCCCCCTATTGAACCCCACGCTGGGTCACGCTGTGACGGCGGCCTGAAAAGAGAGACACGGTCGCAGACGCGACGTTGGCAGGCCCTTCTATTCAGAGGTATAGGTATAAGAGGTATAGGTATAACCACGGTATAACGGGAGTGTCTTGTACAAATTTATATTTTATAAAACTATTGAGCGGTGCTTGTAGTTCACGCCAttcagaaatgttcaaacttcactccgccccccccccccatgaataATTTTCTTGAGGCAGAAATATTTCAGAACAGCATTGCGATCGTGGTGGTGAAATTTCAAGATTTTATTCAGCAAATCTGAGATGGTCGAGCGTAACGTACGGGTCGGTACCATAACGTGCACAACAATTGAAAGAACTTCGACTTTTCCTAAGCTTAATTCTGAACGTCTGTTTAAAAAAAACCTGCTCTGTAGAACAAaacgcttaaaataaaacattcctcGTTTCACTGCGAATACGCGAACAGCTTACCAAAGTTGAACAAGAAGTAGCTCGAAGCAGTTAAGTTCGTGGCAGCCAGGATTTGGGGCAATGCGATAAATATGCTGCCATTCGGTAAGATTTTTGATCCATTGGACCACCGTGAAAAACTGAGCATTGACAGGAATATTAAGTGCTCAGTGTGACCAGTACCGATTTTGAAACTGCTCTTCCTGCTAAATTTTATCACATTGGAATGTCAGCGTTCTGCGAAAAATCTGCGTTCTCCGAAACGTGTCAATTTTATTTCCCCAATGGGTCAGGCTCCCCCACAAAGGCAAGGTCAGCATGAAATGAACCGTGAGTCTCGTGAACtatgtttttttgtttactttctccACGACCGGCGTGGTTAACAGCGGCAGGTTAGCTCCTGCTGCATTGCGCTTTCCGACACAGACGCTGCAATACATTCTACATAGAAGGCCAACAAATAGAGAATGAACATATTGGACCCCGTAGAacatctgatacgggtcccaattggacttttttggaaatgtggcggagagtttgaaggttgcttcacttccgccaccggttgtcccggtattgcactgcctccgggatcggcctgggtctcTATACCGCgcatctttactatcctgtctttctatcccatctttcaactctcctactatctgcacgcagtagcgattgtggctcggcttgagccagtgggcagccctgtgcactttccttttctttcttcctggcaataaaagacagacagacataaTGTAGACTTACTGCTTGCTGTAAACTAATTTCCTCCTGTTGCTGATTCAAGATAAAGGCCGTGTTTTGAAGCACTGAGGCCGTTTTCTTTTCGTTACGCACGTCTATCCTTCTCATTCGCCATCACTACGATTTGTCAAACATTTTCTGTTTTCTATTCGGTGCGGCTGATACAGGGCCAATTACAGAAATCTAGTTATACGTGGTCAACCATAAGAAGTAAAAAAGTGCTTAAAAATAACCCAGATAGATATTCTTTATTTAGGACAACACGACACGTGGCTTTTTTGATATCAATTCAATTTCTTCATAATAGAGCAGACTAACAGAAAAAAACCCTACTAGGCGCGCTTATAAAAGAAATAGAATAGACGGACGAGGTTTCACATGCTGTATAGGTTGCGCATTTACAACTAAATGCTGTAATAGATTCCATAGAAAAGAAGTGGCTTCCACCAGACGCATTCTGCCAGCGAAGCTCACGGCAGCACTTCCAGTTTAATCCGAAGTGTGTCCTCGAACACGTAGCCGTTGTCCCTCATAACGCGAAGATTAAACGACGGAAATGGGAAAAAACCTGCTGGGTTACTTGATGTTGTAGGCTTTTGTACCTGTGCACGATCAGGGTGTGGCTTAATTTCAACGAAGAATCGCGCCACACCTTCTCGTGGGTGTATGACCCCCAGCCGTATTTTGTGCTGGAAGGGCCACTCAACAGCGTCGTCGTTGTCACCCTTCTGCAAGAGCATCCTTACATGAAGGTGCACTGATTGCCTATCCTTAATGAATTCCCCTCCAGGTATCATGCAGTAGCCACACAGGTACACCTGGTCGCTCTTGTACGCAGTCCAGCCTTTCTTCAGCGCTTTTTCTTCGAGTGATTTCACTCCTTTGACATCAAAGATCACATGCTTTCCTTGTGGTTCATCGAATCGAAGCAATTTCTTAACGCGGTCCAGAGTCTTTTCGCTATTCTCTAGAGTTTCAACCTTCTTTTCATGAATTGATGTTGCAATTTGCGAGCAATTGTCATAGATTTCTCGCGTTGCGGCCGCCAACTCATCCTTAATTTTTTCTTCCAGTGCCTTTATATTTCTAGAAATGTTTTGATTCCACGTTACCAACAGCTCTTTCAACTGCTCGTTATCACTGCCGATTTCACGCACACCTGATGTGACACTTTCTTGAATTTGACTCGTTACTTGCACCAGTTTTCCTCTGATAACTTCTTTAAAAGTGTTTGTCCCGAGAGAAATTTCGTTCAATTTACCATCATGGCATTCTATATCAGTAACTAACTGTCCTACATTCTTTCTCATTTCCATCGTCTCCTGCTCAATGACTCGTTGGAATGATGTTGAAGGAGCTGCGCCCTCCGTGTTGATCATCTGATGGCCAGACTCTGGTCCAAGAGGCGTCGACGGTGTTGCACAGTCCGATCTCAGGTGTGCGCACACATCGCTGCAAAGAACCGAGGCCAAACACTTGGGGCAAAGCACAGAGTGGTGTCGACATTCTCGCTGGACATGCTCGGAGAGCAGGGAAGCAGCCACCACAGTTCCACAGCCGTGTTTTGCGTTCCAGCATTTAAcctgcaatgaataaagcaaggATGTTAAGAAAACTCTACCGGTTCTAATAACCTCGCGGCGGCTGTCCCCCATCTCATATTCCTAAAGATTGTTTCCTGTTGAACGTCGTCTCAGTTTCCTTTATTGAACTTCCTAGAGGAATTTTTCTTAGTATTCGAGTGTTGCTGTGCTTTGAAAACGAGTAATTGCGGCAACAGGTAATTTTGTAGGCATTCCGAGGGCGTCATTGTCATCGCCCCTCTTATGTGCCACTTGCAGGGAGATTCTGCTGAAGTCATCCAGTTTAGGAGTCAGTTTTCGGCGAGGTTTCACGGAAGATTGGCTTAAATGGCGCATTGCAGAAAACAGCACTGATACATGAACCTTGCTTGaagaaataacatttttttttctctgtctaaAATTTCCTTACACGGTTTAGTCGTGTGCTATTCTCTTATGCCAACCGTAGTGCAGGGAGGCGATCAGCTGTAATCGCACTTTCGGTAAAATGATCCTTTTGACCTTAGCACCTTTCTGAGCCCATGCGGCATGTTGATGGCCCAAAAGTCCCGTGCACTGGTGCTACCGTAGCCTGAATGAAGTCAGTCTTACGGATATAACACAAGGATTCAGGTGACAATACTGATATAGGGCGCGTATACATATATATGTACACACCCCGAAAAAATCTATAATATGGTTATTCAATCCTTAAAGCAAGTCATTGAGCCTTGTATGAAATTCCGGAGTTAAGCAAGAAGCTTCTACATTTACTTATAAAAATAGCAAAGGATTTGTTGAAGTTGACGTCTATTTCAGAGCGGTTCAACAGTTTAGTGGACTGAAAAGTTATCGTTTGCCTACAGTAATTGGTTCGTACCTTGGGCGCTCTCCTTTTAAGATCGCGGATCGGGTATGTGCTCCTATGTTCTATCGGAGGGACATGCGGTTTATTTCGGAAGATCCATTGCAGTAGTTTGAAGTAATAAATCTTGTTTGCTTTTAGCAAACTGCATTTAATGAAAAGAGGCCTGTTCGCAGGTTTCGTCTATCGCCTTTGTAATTCTCACAGAAATGATTGAACTGCGTAGACCTGCCGACCCCAAGCAGCCTGAGCGAAGTTTGGTCAAGACAGCGGCCATCCCTTATGTCCATGGCGTCAGCCATCGGCTGAAAAAGATTGCGGGACGAGGCGGTGTGCGTGTAGTGTTTTCGGTAGCCAACAAGTTGCGCAGGTTGTGCAGGAAAGTAAACGGGGCAGAGAAAAAGCGGGAATCCTGCAGCACTAAGCACGTGACGCAATAGGTTGACTGCGAAAGCAAGGTGATCAATGAAATCCCTCTGTCATGCGGTGCCACTTAttttggccagactggccgctgcttaaatgacagattaagagagcacGCTAATGATGTCAGTGTAGGCAGAGGGACCACACTCGACAAGCATGTGACAACTtgcaaatgcactccccagttcaacaaaagcaaagtgttgcgcacgtacgcaagcaaacaaaaacgagaactatacgaagctttcgtcatccacacgagaggtgacaagtgcttgagcgtgccaTCTCTTCGCTTATCGACAAAACagatagcctttttagatattgacctgcaatagtatcaatcttatattatgctgttcttttagttttttatGCGTACTTGCTGTATTTATTGCGCTCTCGCATGAAATACACCCAtttgtaagttcggtgctgtgtgtgttgcttctctctatctcgTCCCGTTTTTGGCGCTGTCTTCACTCTTGAATCATGAACTAACTGGCCGAACAATCCTCCCGTTTGCGGTACAATCTCTGTTGTTattgttcctgcgctgtttttgtccgagtatgtaccaactcgccgtGTTCCTTTTTATCCAGAATGTGATTTATTTccgtgaaaatgaaaaaaaaatcgattacTCTCGGTCGTGGGCAATGCGAAATGAAGAGAATACCCTTCCAAGCGGGGAAGATAAGCTGCCATTTTGCTGGTGCGGTCTATATTAAAGTTAGAATATCACTAATTCAATCTCAGGCACAGGGGTCTGAAAGATTGCGCAAAAGCGCCTTTCCGGGGGAAAGCTGTATTCAAGGTATGGTCATATTTTATTCTGCTAATCCTGTCTTAACAGAGCGCAATACGCGGGCAACTCAATAACCGGGCAACAACGCGTTAACGCGGCACCCTGATAGAGGGCACTACAGTAGAATGGAGTACAgcttttaatgcaggaatgcatttaacggtGACATCTCCAACTAGCATTGCGTGTCCACAAAGGCTGCAGATTACCCATGGGTGCTGTATTTCAAATATTATCATGTCTTGTTATTGTCAGTATTCCTTTAAACGTCATCAGGTGAAGCAGTACTAACTGCGAACGCTTTTTTAATTACATAAAATAACGACATTGCGATGGCGAAAGATTATTAGTCTTGGATAATTTCTACCGATTGCGCCCCTGGCAACGTTTTTAAATAAGGACACTTGAAAAACTTGCCCCCGGGAGTCGGCCTCACTTCTGCTGCCGCTTTCGTCTCGAAGAGACGCGGGCGCCATCTCTAGGGTTTCGACAGTACCACCTGTCCAAGCTGCATGTAAATGATCCTTTTTTGACAGAACGGTCAAatgatatttgtgaattttttgaaaccaaccctgatgttgggagtgctttttcagtggatgttGTAGATTTGTTCTATTCAATCCCTCATGGCCCCTTGTTCTCCGCTGTTAGGGAATGTATTGAGGAAAATGACCCGATTTCTTTTCAGAACTAAGCCGGTATTTTCATAGAGGACTTTTTAACCTTATTACAGTtttacctggaatctacttttatcacttttgaccagcagttttttctgcagaaatcaggcatatgcattgggtcctgtgtggcaccggtgctatgtcacatctttttatctcatactgaccaagctctgcagcaagttttacccattgacaaggtttttaaagtatttaggtatgttgatgattttattattgttttaactaaagaaggcctttacaaccttaagaaaacggtggacagtgttttatctgcctttagagagcatggaaaaggtctggagttcacacacgaactacctgctcatgattcattacagtttttagacttgaaaattgagttctgtggtgatcgggtctgttggtcttactttccgcgtgcaaagaagcagctgctaccttttgactcctgccattccaaacttgttaaacgcgggattgcttcgctttgccttgaatccgctctcaaaaagtcatgccctcacaaaatacgggacagtttttataaccaattggctaggctttttgcagccgggttcccccgttcgctcgtgactgcggtggttgaatgtctcctaaacaagacaaagaatggtactggtagagctaggccagaggtccctcgagaagatgtaagaccagtggtggtgccatacgtgcatcgtgtggcccataatttgaaaaaagttgccagccgccatgctgtacggctcgccttttcggcaccgagaaagctaggtggcctttgctcccgtactgataaagagaacagcaaggaacgaggctgcggaacaaagcacaggagaccgttcgtcaaatgtgctgaaggggtggtctacgaaatccccctgtcttgcgggcactcctacataggccagactggcaggtgcctgaatgagcgaacgagggaacatgagagaaacgtagagcagaaaaaggaaggcacacatctaactaagcacattagtaagtgcccgtcccgcaattgtgagcctagcttcactgatgtgcgcattctgggcaaaagctggaatactaatgctagggagttgatagaagcgttttctatcaaaaagaaaggcgacctgtgcgtaagtgacacatcgatagcattgtacgactgtgaaaagaaattcctggagcgcgccttatcaagtcgtacttgagctttaggtgacccatctgcacatgtgacgacaagctatttaagtacgtttcacgcatgcaataaaatcagttggaagttggcgcttcgtcctgtcacctaccctatgtgtcttgtcctttttcgcgcctaaaaactatttaattatgaagtACCACGTTAGTTTCTTCGTTTTTTCTTTGCCACCGTTAcgcccattggctgcgcttggtcacgtggagAGTTTGCTCCGTAACTGGTCTaccgtagtgttcctgtatatactCCCTCAGGGAGCATAGACAGGACCGCTAGAATACCCTTGCTCGCGCACCGCATCCTGCGCGCCGGGTGCGGCTGCTGCAAGCCGCGCTCGTGCACGTATTGCAAAGGTGCGCTTTACGCCTGCGGTACGAGAGGCCAGGATGCTCAGGGTTGAGCTTTTGGCTGTAGATCTCGGCTGAAACTTAAAGGCGTTCTTTTCGCGGTTACACGCGGGAAAGTCAGATAAACCCGACGTGCCGCTTACCCCGTCGTAGTTTGGGTTTCACCCGTGTGTACTATGCGGCTGTGCAAAGCAGACTGCAAACTTCCTTATTGATTAGATCACTAAAGGTTGAGTGTCTTCGAATAAAACTAGGCAAAGCTTGAAAAGACACATGGTTTTGAACCGAAAAGCTTCACggcgctagtcaacaccgcgcttcacGCGAGCCGGCGtttgtcggagcacgagtgacgtcacgaaCGGCgccggtggccgccgccgactccgtcgcctgatgGCGCGTTCACATTTGGACATTCGGCGGTGAGAGCAGACGAAATCCGCCGCCGCCGAAAAGCTGcgtcgttcacacttcccggccaccgcttCTCCGCTCACCGTCCGTGCGCTGTCTGCTCACGGCATACACAGATATGGCTAGAGGTTAACCCATGCTGTCTACGCACCATAACCGTAAGCACGCTCACGTAAGCTAAATGCAGCTAATTTGCCGGCCGTTACACCATTTCTAGCATTCTCGCTTTTAAAGATAAGATTAGCCTAGTGTCGCCATCTCGTGGGTAGGACGGGAACTactgttgtcaacaaaccgactcAACAAACGTCACCCAAAATAAAAGGATAAAGCAAATTTATCCCTCACAATTTTCTTAAGGGCGAGATGAGACGGAGCGAAAGAGCTCCGGAGCTTTTATGGGCAtttgaacgcgctgaaaaaggcagtaacagcgacgaattcagtccgaagcaaGGCGTCCCGCATCGAAGGACGCCGCCACGATTGTCGCCCAACTTCGTACTCGCCTGCCTATTGGCTGTCGAGATTCGGGAGATTTTTTTCCTGCGGCAGAATTCGTTCCTGTACCGATTGGGCTTTCCGCtcggtatttcggcggaatctctgccgcggcagctaATTCCACtggctctcgccgccgaatgtccaagtgtgaactcgccatgacctttcgtttctctctctctcttactccctagtcactactgcgcatgtgccactagtagcatcgagccactggtgttccgccactgcgaaGCGCCGCACCTTTAatcgaaaatccaactttcagttctcattttcttctttccctccctcctttaccccttccattacggtgcggttcggttgccaaccgagatatgtgatactgttactgtgccatttcctttcctcggaaaccaaacgaaacaagtgagccgacggcgttcatgtagttcattggcgttgagagGCTCCGTgcgtcagtggagacctcaatctcgctttcgcttagtatatcgtggattagctgagctaatccacattattttttttttatttttcttgcggCATACGcacttcaaaattttttgttcagccACTTTTCCTGTTTTAATGAGTCGTGATGAAAATATGATCGTACTGGTGGTTGAGGCATTTTCTATAGGTAAAGTGATCGGTACTGGGAGCAcggtagctttacttcttgaatgcgtATCTGATACGCACGTGATAAGCTGTTTGCCGACGCGTCTTCTAAGTGCCCGGCTAAGGTTATGGTTACAAATGATACTAAGCCGTCTTGTTTCGTTAATACAAAAGGGACGAAGGCGCAATTTACCTTTGTAATGATTATAAATACGTTTCTGCACGCATGCTAGTCGCCGTCTGCTGACGCTCCTTAAACTGGAAGTAGACGACGCGCCCATGGGTCCGCTCTGCGCCCGGCTGCCATTGTCTAAAAACGTtgagcaacgtttttagataacgttggataaaatgaaaaaacaaatgtgGCACTGTCAAAATCGCAAAGGTTACGCTCACGTCTCTTAGATGAAAGCGGCAATCGAAGTGGGGCCGATTCACGGGGGCAAGTTATAGGCAAGTTTTTCAgctgtccttatctaaaaacgttggcctcggcgccaAGGATTGCCGCCGCCACGCAGCCGCTCAAGCAGCAATCGAGGTGGCGGCGCTATTTTCACCACTCCTCCACGAGGTGACCGAAAATTCGGTATCTTGgggcagcacgcatgcattcctgcagtggaatAATATAGGCCTAGCACGTATTAGACCGCAAGTTTTTAGTAAACAATCAAAGTAACTCATTCCGTCGGTTCTTGCCTCTTTCAGTGTGTTTCGCTGTGAATTCTTTTCTAGACATTTTTAAGAgtttttcttgcaaaaaaaagGGAGCGGGGACGATGGTCTAAGACAAAAATAGGGAGGCAGCTTTGTGACTCACCTCTCGTCTCAAGAGCTGCTCTGGAGGAAGGTCCCTCCACTCGACGTCGTCTTCGTCGAGCCACTCATGGCCGTCGAGCGGACAAACGTGGGAGCCTTCTTGGTGACACTGCTCGTAGCAGCACTCGCACAGCACGTGCATGCAGGACAGCAACGCGGCCCTCATGCGCACCAGTCCGCAGGCACTGCACACCCTGTTCGTCGGAATGGCCTTCACGAAACTCAGAGGTCTCCAGTCGAGGTGCGGGCTGAAGCCGACCAGAGTGTATTCGGCAGCTGCAGAAGGCATCGCTCTTCACGCTCGCTCGCTGCTACGGCCCCTGAAAAAGTGCATTTTACCGCCCTTCCTCTGCGGGCTGTTATCTTTTCTTTTGTAGGCGGTCCTCAGGGCGACTATCACAGCGACGATCGCTGCCTTTCATGGAACGCATCGCCTGCTGGGCCCGTTTGGTTTTCGTTATCTTCCGTGCTGCATCCGCCAACTTCTTTAGAACCATAGCtcgcgggtgtttttttttttttgtctgaagaAATTCAGATATTAAAATAGTTCTCTTCACCGCGTAACAGGCAGAAATGGAATTTTCGAGCGGATTACGAATTGAGACACCCGGTTTAAATCGTCACAGTTACGGAGTCAGTGGTAGGAAGCTCACTCTAGTTTCTATTTCAACTACATCAGCGCACCTGGCGCTCGACTAATGCTTGAAACCTAACTTCAATACAGTTGGTTAAGCTAAGTTGCGCGGGGTCCCAGATGGCAGACGCGTACTCTAACTTTGGCCGAATTAATGTTTTATAAGCAGGTAATTTAACTTGTGGTGAGACTAGACGTAAATTAGGTCGAAGGTAGCCGAGAGCTTTGTTGACATAGTTATTTAACCGAGTTATATCGGTAGACCAGTTAAGGGTACCCTACGGAAAGGAGAAATGTGATCGCACGGGAGTGTTTGAATTACCTGGCATGATCACGTGCCTCTGACGTCATGAACCGGTCGGTTAGGCTTAAATACTAGGCCACGCCGCCGCTCAATGGCGACACCGGCTATTCTGCGACAAGCGGCCTTTAACGCTGACGCGTTAAAAGCAAGATTGTTAGGTAGCGAGACGATGAGGAAAGGTGGGAGGCGCCGAAGTCGTAGCCAATGCAAAGGTGAAACCGTGGACTACTGTAAGGGGTCCAGGCACGTGCCCTCGAGTTCGGTCACGAGGGACCGAAGTACTTTCCAAGCAAGCAAGCGTTGGGGACAGCTTGAAAGTGTAGCTCTCCAAAGAATCGCGCAGAGCGCGCGCTCTCCCTAATTTCCACGCTAGTGATGACGTCACTGCTCTGTGGCGCTCCTAGGTGGCTTGAGCGGCAAGTAGAAACTTCTGCTGCTTTGCCAAGCAGGTGCGGTGCCTCATGCGATCTTTCGCTCACTGCACCGACTCCGCGATTCTAAGATATGGTACTCTTAAGGCCGTCTCGTTAATACGCGGTCATCTCTAGAAACATAGTTTAAACTTATTGCAGAGCTTATGAACCGAAGCCTCCATAGACAACCAAGATTCTCGGTAAGACACCGTGAGACGCATACGCCCGCCGTCTTTTTAGCAAGAGCATTGTGTGTAGATGTTCTGCAGCCCGAGATAGTAAAAACCCCACGGTTGCCTCTCTTTCCAGCATTTCTTCGGCGGGCCATTCTTTCCTCTCGACGTCTTCCTCCCCACATTTTTCGCCGTCCAGAGGACAGACTCGTAGACCAGTCTCTTCGCTCTGCTGGTAACAGGAGCCTCACAGCACGTGCATGCATGGAAGCCAGGTGGTCTTCCAGTAGACCA
The genomic region above belongs to Amblyomma americanum isolate KBUSLIRL-KWMA chromosome 9, ASM5285725v1, whole genome shotgun sequence and contains:
- the LOC144105332 gene encoding TNF receptor-associated factor 6-like encodes the protein MRAALLSCMHVLCECCYEQCHQEGSHVCPLDGHEWLDEDDVEWRDLPPEQLLRREVKCWNAKHGCGTVVAASLLSEHVQRECRHHSVLCPKCLASVLCSDVCAHLRSDCATPSTPLGPESGHQMINTEGAAPSTSFQRVIEQETMEMRKNVGQLVTDIECHDGKLNEISLGTNTFKEVIRGKLVQVTSQIQESVTSGVREIGSDNEQLKELLVTWNQNISRNIKALEEKIKDELAAATREIYDNCSQIATSIHEKKVETLENSEKTLDRVKKLLRFDEPQGKHVIFDVKGVKSLEEKALKKGWTAYKSDQVYLCGYCMIPGGEFIKDRQSVHLHVRMLLQKGDNDDAVEWPFQHKIRLGVIHPREGVARFFVEIKPHPDRAQVQKPTTSSNPAGFFPFPSFNLRVMRDNGYVFEDTLRIKLEVLP